A genome region from Hevea brasiliensis isolate MT/VB/25A 57/8 chromosome 7, ASM3005281v1, whole genome shotgun sequence includes the following:
- the LOC110660669 gene encoding uncharacterized protein LOC110660669 encodes MYKTHTKREVSLEFQSQIPVLRPSIHSRRANLTVKFQDLYGFTVEGNVDDVNVLNEVREKVRQQGRVWWALEASKGANWYLQPQVTSIVEGIALKSSLKLSTLANAITLKKLIRKGIPPVLRPKVWFSLSGAAKKKSTVPESYYNDLTKAVEGKVTPATRQIDHDLPRTFPGHPWLDTPEGHATLRRVLVAYSFRDSDVGYCQGLNYVAALLLLVMKTEEDAFWMLAVLLENVLVNDCYTNNLSGCHVEQRVFKDLLVKECPRIAAHLEELEFDVSLVATEWFLCLFSKSLPSETTLRVWDVLFFEGAKVLFHVALAIFKMKEEELLLTHHVGDVINILQKTTHHLFDPDDLLTVAFDNVGSMTTKTISKQRKKQEPAVMAELDQRFRRLNSLKMDEK; translated from the exons ATGTACAAAACACATACCAAGAGAGAGGTTTCCTTAGAATTCCAGTCTCAAATCCCAGTCTTGAGGCCGAGCATTCATTCAAGAAGGGCAAATTTAACAGTCAAATTCCAAGACCTTTATGGATTCACTGTAGAAGGCAATGTGGATGATGTTAATGTATTGAACGAGGTTAGAGAGAAGGTGAGACAACAAGGGAGGGTTTGGTGGGCATTAGAGGCTAGCAAAGGTGCAAATTGGTATTTGCAGCCTCAGGTTACTTCAATTGTTGAAGGGATTGCGTTGAAATCTTCTCTTAAATTGTCTACTTTAGCTAATGCGATCACTTTGAAGAAGCTTATAAGGAAGGGAATACCTCCTGTGCTTAGGCCTAAGGTTTGGTTTTCGCTCTCTGGAGCTGCAAAGAAGAAGTCTACGGTGCCTGAGAGCTATTACAATGATTTGACCAAGGCTGTTGAAGGGAAGGTTACACCTGCTACAAGGCAGATTGATCAT GATCTGCCACGAACCTTTCCTGGTCACCCGTGGTTGGACACACCGGAGGGTCATGCTACACTACGACGTGTTCTTGTTGCATATTCTTTCCGTGATTCTGATGTTGGCTATTGCCAG GGTTTAAATTATGTTGCAGCACTGTTGTTACTTGTGATGAAAACAGAGGAAGATGCTTTTTGGATGCTTGCTGTCCTCCTGGAAAATGTCTTAGTTAATGACTGCTACACAAATAACTTGTCAGGATGCCATGTTGAGCAAAGGGTTTTCAAGGATTTGCTTGTTAAAGAGTGCCCaag GATAGCTGCTCATTTGGAAGAACTGGAGTTTGATGTGTCCCTTGTTGCCACTGAGTGGTTCTTGTGCCTTTTCTCAAAGAGCTTGCCTTCAGAG ACCACTCTGCGAGTGTGGGATGTTCTTTTCTTTGAGGGGGCAAAGGTTCTGTTTCATGTAGCTTTGGCTATATTTAAG ATGAAGGAAGAAGAGCTGCTTCTAACTCATCATGTTGGTGATGTGATTAACATATTACAGAAAACCACCCATCACCTTTTTGATCCAGATGACTTATTGACG GTGGCATTTGATAACGTAGGTTCTATGACAACCAAAACCATATCAAAGCAAAGGAAAAAGCAAGAACCGGCAGTAATGGCAGAGCTCGATCAAAGATTTAGAAGACTAAACTCTTTGAAAATGGATGAGAAATAA